In Streptomyces sclerotialus, one genomic interval encodes:
- a CDS encoding GMC family oxidoreductase yields the protein MVRRSAARGNAASGTYDYIVVGAGSAGCVLAARLSEDPTVRVALIEAGGPDRRQEVRIPAAFPKLFKTAYDWDFTTTAQPALNGRELYWPRGRTLGGSSSLNAMMWVRGHRDDYDAWAAEAGEGWGYDEVVRYFRRAERWAGPPAPALNVVEGRERVHGSAGPLWISPARDLHPLSAAFLDACAESGLPRLPELNGPDHSGCAATPLSQRRGRRWSTADGYLRPALRRANLTVLTDSEARRVLFAGAGDGARACGVELADGVLRARREVLLSAGAIGSPQLLLRSGVGDADELKALGITPVADLPGVGRHLQDHLSVPVLRYAVHPVTLTGADTPANIARYLLARRGPLTSNVGEAVAFIRSESGMPAPDLELIFAPVPFVRHGLTPPAEHGVTIGVILLQPESHGRITLTDADPAAPPCIEPAYLSAPADLRRMVAGVRFAEELFGSAALRPHVGGALPPWRASEDDAATEATVRALAETLYHPVGTCRMGTGDDAVTDPALRVRGVAGLRVVDASVMPRITRGHTNAPTVMIAERAADLIRYGEVARA from the coding sequence ATGGTACGGCGGTCAGCGGCGCGCGGGAACGCGGCTTCGGGAACGTACGACTACATCGTCGTCGGGGCGGGTTCGGCGGGCTGTGTGCTCGCCGCCCGGCTGTCCGAGGACCCGACGGTGCGGGTCGCGCTGATCGAGGCGGGCGGGCCCGACCGCCGGCAGGAGGTCCGGATCCCCGCCGCCTTCCCGAAGCTGTTCAAGACGGCGTACGACTGGGACTTCACCACGACCGCGCAGCCCGCGCTGAACGGCCGGGAGCTGTACTGGCCACGCGGCCGCACGCTCGGCGGCTCGTCCTCGCTGAACGCGATGATGTGGGTGCGCGGCCACCGAGACGACTACGACGCCTGGGCGGCGGAGGCCGGCGAGGGGTGGGGCTACGACGAGGTCGTGCGCTACTTCCGGCGGGCCGAGCGGTGGGCCGGCCCGCCGGCGCCCGCGCTCAACGTGGTGGAGGGACGGGAGCGGGTGCACGGCTCGGCAGGCCCGTTGTGGATCTCCCCCGCGCGTGACCTGCACCCGCTCTCCGCTGCTTTCCTCGACGCGTGTGCGGAGTCCGGTCTGCCACGGCTGCCGGAGCTCAACGGGCCCGATCACAGCGGCTGTGCGGCGACTCCGCTGTCGCAGCGGCGCGGGCGGCGCTGGAGCACGGCCGACGGCTACCTGCGGCCCGCGCTGCGGCGCGCCAACCTCACGGTGCTCACGGACAGCGAGGCGCGCCGCGTCCTCTTCGCCGGCGCCGGCGACGGCGCCCGGGCCTGCGGGGTGGAGCTGGCGGACGGGGTGCTGCGGGCCCGCCGTGAGGTGCTGCTGAGCGCCGGGGCGATCGGCTCGCCGCAGCTGCTGCTGCGTTCGGGCGTCGGGGACGCCGACGAGCTCAAGGCGCTGGGCATCACACCGGTGGCCGACCTGCCGGGGGTCGGCCGGCATCTCCAGGACCACCTGTCGGTGCCGGTACTGCGGTACGCGGTGCATCCGGTGACGCTCACCGGCGCGGACACCCCCGCCAACATCGCGCGCTATCTGCTGGCCCGGCGCGGGCCGCTGACGTCGAACGTCGGTGAGGCCGTGGCGTTCATCCGGAGCGAGTCCGGGATGCCGGCGCCGGACCTGGAGCTGATCTTCGCGCCGGTGCCGTTCGTCCGGCACGGCCTGACGCCGCCGGCCGAGCACGGCGTGACCATCGGGGTCATCCTGCTCCAGCCGGAGAGCCACGGCCGGATCACCCTGACGGACGCCGATCCGGCAGCGCCGCCGTGCATCGAGCCCGCGTATCTGAGCGCACCGGCCGACCTGCGGCGGATGGTGGCGGGCGTGCGCTTCGCCGAGGAGCTGTTCGGCAGCGCGGCGCTGCGGCCGCATGTCGGCGGGGCGCTGCCGCCGTGGCGGGCGAGCGAGGACGACGCCGCTACGGAGGCCACGGTGCGGGCGCTGGCGGAGACGCTGTACCACCCGGTCGGGACCTGCCGGATGGGGACGGGCGACGACGCGGTGACCGATCCGGCGCTGCGGGTGCGGGGCGTCGCGGGCCTGCGGGTGGTGGACGCGTCGGTGATGCCGCGCATCACCCGGGGCCACACCAACGCCCCGACCGTGATGATCGCCGAGCGCGCCGCGGACCTGATCAGGTACGGCGAGGTCGCGCGCGCGTGA
- a CDS encoding FUSC family protein — MRLRRPLETRHWHKPAFSAAAALAVPDLALLAMDRMDLVLYTSAGAMCALYGHSKPYAARARTVAWVVLAMIASLAVGLVSSSFIDHTLLLVLIASALAAVHRMMCDATRIGPPGNLIITFISASAFFVPQRPDQIPFHLLLAVGGGAVAWLVCMAPWLVRPEGPQRIATARALEAAAGLLRAAPDATAGPRHATAAAVNAAWQTIFLVPARSTAKYTARARLERLLLQAESTLAAAGAPAGGSHSDDVPARVRTADVPAGVRTADAPAGVRTADAPAGDRAADAERFEAWARDLRRGRPLPEVALDAGQAAELAGIAADQEGAELDLRHPSPDHPRGFRAVFAQLRPGSPLLPVGARVMIGCTLAGWASMAIGSEHPYWAVVTAASVFQANITLSWQRAVQRALGNLLGLLLFTALLPVIHTGHLAMVLLVLLFQVGAEAWIPRNYWLGSVCVTPMALLLTSFGNALPASVLVRDRWVDTVVGGVIGLVCCVLVTNRRATDRIEAAMGRVVAAQDAADAVLAAEQPDDQEAGWARDRLAAALVELREAVEVASGEWWQRALPAERVTLTERDGHRTLARLVQHLTAPTLAA; from the coding sequence GTGCGGCTGCGCCGGCCGCTGGAGACCCGGCACTGGCACAAGCCCGCCTTCAGTGCGGCCGCCGCCCTCGCCGTACCCGATCTGGCGTTGCTCGCCATGGACCGGATGGACCTGGTCCTCTACACCTCGGCCGGTGCGATGTGCGCGCTGTACGGGCACAGCAAGCCGTACGCCGCGCGCGCCCGTACCGTCGCCTGGGTGGTCCTGGCCATGATCGCCAGCCTCGCCGTCGGCCTGGTCAGCTCGTCCTTCATCGACCACACGCTGTTGCTGGTCCTGATCGCCTCGGCGCTGGCGGCGGTGCACAGGATGATGTGCGACGCGACCCGTATCGGGCCGCCCGGCAACCTCATCATCACCTTCATCTCGGCCTCGGCCTTCTTCGTGCCGCAGCGGCCGGACCAGATACCGTTCCATCTGCTGCTCGCCGTCGGAGGCGGGGCCGTCGCCTGGCTGGTGTGCATGGCGCCGTGGCTCGTACGGCCGGAGGGACCGCAGCGGATCGCCACCGCGCGGGCCCTGGAGGCGGCGGCCGGGCTGCTGCGTGCGGCGCCCGACGCCACCGCGGGCCCCCGCCACGCCACCGCCGCCGCGGTCAACGCCGCCTGGCAGACGATCTTCCTCGTACCGGCTCGCAGCACGGCCAAGTACACCGCCAGGGCCCGCCTGGAACGGCTGCTCCTCCAGGCCGAATCCACCCTGGCCGCCGCGGGTGCGCCCGCCGGTGGCAGCCATAGCGACGACGTGCCCGCCAGGGTCCGTACTGCGGACGTGCCCGCCGGGGTCCGTACTGCGGACGCGCCCGCCGGGGTCCGTACTGCGGACGCGCCCGCCGGGGACCGTGCCGCGGATGCCGAGCGTTTCGAGGCCTGGGCTCGGGACCTGCGGCGTGGGCGGCCGCTGCCTGAGGTGGCGCTGGACGCCGGACAGGCCGCGGAGCTGGCCGGCATCGCCGCCGACCAGGAGGGCGCCGAGCTGGATCTGCGGCATCCGTCCCCCGATCATCCACGCGGCTTCCGCGCCGTCTTCGCGCAGCTGCGGCCCGGGTCGCCGCTGTTGCCGGTCGGGGCGCGCGTCATGATCGGCTGTACGTTGGCGGGCTGGGCCTCCATGGCCATCGGGTCCGAGCACCCGTACTGGGCGGTCGTCACTGCGGCCTCCGTCTTCCAGGCGAACATCACACTCTCCTGGCAACGCGCCGTACAGCGTGCCCTGGGCAACCTGCTCGGGCTGCTGCTGTTCACCGCGCTGCTGCCGGTGATCCACACCGGACACCTCGCGATGGTGCTGCTGGTGCTCCTCTTCCAGGTGGGCGCGGAGGCGTGGATCCCCCGCAACTACTGGCTCGGCTCGGTCTGCGTGACACCGATGGCGCTGCTGCTCACCTCGTTCGGCAACGCTCTGCCCGCGAGCGTCCTGGTACGCGACCGCTGGGTGGACACGGTGGTCGGCGGGGTCATCGGGCTGGTCTGCTGCGTGCTGGTGACCAACCGGCGGGCCACCGACCGCATCGAGGCGGCGATGGGCCGCGTCGTCGCGGCCCAGGACGCGGCGGACGCGGTGCTCGCGGCGGAGCAGCCGGACGACCAGGAGGCGGGCTGGGCACGCGACCGGCTCGCCGCGGCGCTGGTCGAGCTGCGCGAGGCCGTCGAGGTGGCCTCCGGCGAGTGGTGGCAGCGCGCGCTGCCCGCCGAGCGCGTCACCCTCACCGAACGCGACGGCCACCGCACCCTCGCCCGCCTCGTCCAGCACCTCACCGCACCGACCCTGGCGGCGTGA
- a CDS encoding SsgA family sporulation/cell division regulator — translation MQSAIDHAVQVRLIATAPGSRPVPATLHYHPADPLAVRMSFPPEISLDGAAVEWTFARELLSEGLRGRSGTGDVRVRPLGEDRTVLELHVADGVAMVQMSSADIRRFLARAYEAVPAGEELLDVDSGLAELLGEG, via the coding sequence ATGCAGAGTGCCATCGACCACGCCGTACAGGTCCGTCTGATCGCGACGGCGCCGGGGTCGCGTCCGGTACCCGCCACCCTGCACTACCACCCGGCCGATCCACTGGCCGTGCGGATGTCCTTCCCGCCGGAGATCTCGCTGGACGGCGCGGCGGTGGAGTGGACGTTCGCGCGGGAGCTCCTGTCCGAGGGGCTGCGGGGACGGTCCGGTACGGGAGACGTGCGGGTGCGTCCGCTGGGCGAGGACCGGACCGTACTGGAGCTGCACGTGGCGGACGGTGTCGCGATGGTGCAGATGAGCTCCGCCGACATCCGGCGGTTCCTCGCGCGGGCGTACGAGGCGGTGCCCGCCGGGGAGGAGCTGCTCGACGTGGACAGCGGCCTCGCCGAACTGCTCGGGGAGGGCTGA
- a CDS encoding WD40/YVTN/BNR-like repeat-containing protein: MRGAGAGASAAARPGAGGWVLRPTGTDARFRGLAAVSRRTAWLAGTEGTVLRTRDGGATWRNVSPPGAEGLEFRDVEAFDGRRAVVLAIGEGEASRIFRTEDGGATWTESFRNTDPRAFYDCMAFFDTRHGLAVSDPVDGKYRMLATGDGGRSWRVLPSGGMPAAQPGEASFAASGQCLVTAGSAAPVRPGGGRDVWLATGGAATARVLHSADRGRTWNATGTPVPAGDPARGVFGLAFRGRAHGLAVGGDYRPGEPSPEAAAVTDDAGETWRTASTPPPAYRSGVAWLPHSRHAALAVGPTGTDLTTDGGRTWRTLDTGSYDTVSCTRDLACWAAGERGRAAVLRG; the protein is encoded by the coding sequence GTGCGGGGGGCGGGAGCGGGGGCGAGTGCCGCCGCGAGGCCGGGAGCCGGCGGCTGGGTCCTGCGCCCCACCGGTACGGACGCCCGTTTCCGCGGCCTCGCCGCGGTCAGCCGCCGCACCGCCTGGCTGGCCGGTACGGAAGGAACCGTGCTGCGCACCCGCGACGGCGGCGCGACCTGGCGGAACGTCTCACCGCCCGGCGCGGAGGGGCTGGAGTTCCGGGACGTCGAGGCGTTCGACGGGCGGCGTGCCGTGGTGCTGGCGATCGGCGAGGGCGAGGCGTCGCGGATCTTCCGCACCGAGGACGGCGGCGCCACCTGGACGGAGAGCTTCCGCAACACCGATCCGCGTGCCTTCTACGACTGCATGGCCTTCTTCGACACCCGGCACGGCCTCGCGGTGAGCGACCCGGTCGACGGGAAGTACCGCATGCTCGCCACGGGCGACGGCGGCCGCAGCTGGCGCGTGCTGCCGTCGGGCGGCATGCCGGCGGCACAGCCCGGCGAGGCGTCCTTCGCGGCCTCGGGCCAGTGCCTGGTCACGGCGGGGAGCGCCGCCCCGGTGCGCCCCGGCGGTGGCCGGGACGTATGGCTCGCCACCGGCGGCGCGGCCACCGCGCGCGTCCTGCACTCCGCCGACCGCGGCCGTACGTGGAACGCCACCGGCACACCGGTCCCGGCCGGCGACCCGGCGCGCGGGGTTTTCGGCCTCGCCTTCCGCGGCCGTGCGCACGGCCTGGCCGTCGGCGGCGACTACCGCCCCGGTGAACCGTCCCCCGAGGCCGCCGCCGTGACCGACGACGCGGGCGAGACCTGGCGTACGGCGAGCACCCCACCACCCGCGTACCGCTCGGGCGTGGCCTGGCTGCCCCACTCCCGGCACGCGGCGCTGGCGGTCGGCCCGACCGGCACCGACCTCACGACGGACGGCGGCCGCACCTGGCGCACGCTCGACACCGGCTCGTACGACACCGTGAGCTGCACGCGGGACCTGGCCTGCTGGGCGGCGGGGGAGCGGGGGCGGGCGGCGGTGCTGCGCGGCTGA
- a CDS encoding SsgA family sporulation/cell division regulator, translated as MPDIIDHAVQAGLIATEPQSRAVLARLRYKSSDPFAVQAIFPAAASLDGAEVRWTFGRELLAEGMRSPSGDGDVHAWPCGPRHTMLEFHAAEGVAMVRFASADLRRFLSSTYLVVPRGSETHYLDVDADLAALLREA; from the coding sequence ATGCCGGACATCATCGACCACGCTGTTCAGGCCGGCCTCATCGCGACGGAACCGCAGTCGCGCGCCGTCCTCGCTCGGCTGCGTTACAAGAGCAGTGATCCGTTCGCCGTGCAGGCGATCTTCCCGGCCGCGGCTTCCCTGGACGGCGCGGAGGTCCGCTGGACGTTCGGCCGGGAACTGCTGGCCGAGGGGATGCGGTCGCCGTCCGGGGACGGCGACGTGCACGCCTGGCCGTGCGGGCCGCGCCACACGATGCTGGAGTTCCACGCCGCCGAAGGCGTGGCGATGGTCCGGTTCGCCTCGGCGGATCTGCGTCGCTTCCTGTCGAGTACGTATCTGGTGGTGCCCCGGGGCAGCGAGACCCACTACCTGGACGTGGACGCCGACCTCGCGGCCCTGCTGCGCGAGGCGTGA
- a CDS encoding multicopper oxidase domain-containing protein, with amino-acid sequence MTERDGTSAVQGALSRRLFAGGAAVAALGTVGVAVGATAAPAAARAAGSVRRAGAGGEVRHMKLYMEKLPDGQLGYGLEKGKATIPGPLVELTEGDTLHIEVTNTLDVAASLHVHGVDYDTASDGTKTNRSHIEPGGTRTYTWRTHKPGRRKDGTWRPGSAGYWHYHDHVVGTEHGTGGIRKGLYGPVVVRREGDILPDPDRQFTIVFNDMTINNLPKGPDFKATVGDRVEIIMITHGEYYHTFHVHGHRWADNRTGLLTGPDDPSQVIDNKITGPADSFGFQFIAGEGVGAGAWMYHCHVQSHSDMGMAGMLLIAKPDGTVPGHDGHH; translated from the coding sequence ATGACCGAGAGAGACGGAACTTCCGCCGTGCAGGGGGCGTTGAGCCGCCGGCTGTTCGCCGGCGGAGCCGCGGTCGCGGCACTCGGCACGGTCGGCGTGGCCGTCGGGGCCACGGCCGCTCCGGCAGCCGCCCGTGCCGCCGGCTCCGTCCGCAGGGCAGGCGCCGGCGGCGAGGTCAGGCACATGAAGCTCTACATGGAGAAGCTCCCCGACGGGCAGCTCGGGTACGGCCTGGAGAAGGGCAAGGCCACCATCCCCGGCCCCCTCGTCGAACTGACCGAGGGCGACACCCTGCACATCGAGGTCACCAACACCCTCGACGTCGCGGCCAGCCTGCACGTGCACGGCGTGGACTACGACACCGCCAGCGACGGCACGAAGACGAACCGCAGCCACATCGAGCCCGGTGGCACCCGCACCTACACCTGGCGCACGCACAAGCCCGGCAGACGCAAGGACGGCACCTGGCGCCCGGGCAGCGCGGGCTACTGGCACTACCACGACCACGTCGTCGGCACCGAGCACGGCACCGGCGGCATCCGCAAGGGCCTCTACGGGCCGGTCGTGGTGCGCCGCGAAGGCGACATCCTGCCCGACCCGGACCGCCAGTTCACCATCGTCTTCAACGACATGACCATCAACAACCTGCCGAAGGGGCCCGACTTCAAGGCCACCGTCGGCGACCGCGTCGAGATCATCATGATCACGCACGGCGAGTACTACCACACGTTCCACGTCCACGGGCACCGCTGGGCCGACAACCGCACGGGCCTGCTGACGGGCCCCGACGACCCCAGCCAGGTCATCGACAACAAGATCACCGGCCCCGCCGACTCCTTCGGCTTCCAGTTCATCGCGGGCGAGGGCGTGGGCGCCGGTGCCTGGATGTACCACTGCCACGTCCAGAGCCACTCCGACATGGGCATGGCCGGCATGCTGCTGATCGCCAAGCCGGACGGCACGGTTCCCGGCCACGACGGGCACCACTGA
- a CDS encoding ATP-binding protein, protein MTGVRGRAGLRPLLRGLRARLVVAFLLVAAVSALTTAALTYREARNAILERSQDTAINDLRAQINSLAPDLPVPPSRADLDEFARQLDRSGKARDWDVEADYEGVPDNGSDAAVAVPDALRESVERRHVPAFQRVERDGEPWLLIGMPVTRAHDHAPSKLSVYARLPLRAEEANVEELVSAAQRGALPVLALALVPALFAARGVLRPVRKLRQAAGRIAQGKLDTRLEVKGEDELAELSRTFNDMAAHLEENVAELRRLESNSRRFAADVSHELRTPLAAMTAVTDVLDEDAEAGALDPDTASAVRLISQETGKLARMVEDLMEISRFDAGAAALHAYEVDVAEAIRKTLQARAWQGRVTADLTADVRARLDARRLDVVVANLVGNALHHGGEPVAVRLHAPADGRLLIEVADQGPGIDPEVLPHVFDRFYKADSARARSEGSGLGLAIARENVRLHGGTLRAANAPDGGAVFTIDLPLRTDEADEADETDEADETDELDDMSEADRSGEEEA, encoded by the coding sequence GTGACGGGCGTCCGTGGCCGGGCCGGGCTGCGGCCGCTGCTGCGCGGCCTGCGGGCCCGGCTGGTCGTGGCGTTCCTGCTGGTCGCGGCGGTCAGTGCGCTGACCACTGCCGCGCTCACCTACCGTGAGGCCCGGAACGCGATCCTGGAACGGTCGCAGGACACCGCCATCAACGACCTGCGGGCGCAGATCAATTCGCTCGCGCCCGATCTGCCGGTGCCGCCGAGCCGGGCCGACCTGGACGAGTTCGCGCGGCAGCTGGACCGGTCCGGTAAGGCCCGGGACTGGGACGTCGAGGCGGACTACGAAGGCGTACCGGACAACGGCTCGGACGCGGCGGTCGCGGTGCCCGACGCGCTGCGCGAGTCCGTGGAGCGGCGCCACGTACCGGCGTTCCAGCGGGTCGAGCGCGACGGCGAGCCGTGGCTGCTGATCGGCATGCCGGTCACCCGGGCGCACGACCACGCCCCGTCGAAGCTCTCGGTGTACGCGCGGCTGCCGCTGCGGGCCGAGGAGGCCAACGTCGAGGAGCTGGTGAGCGCCGCGCAGCGGGGTGCGCTGCCGGTGCTGGCGCTGGCCCTCGTCCCCGCGCTGTTCGCGGCGCGTGGCGTGTTGCGGCCGGTACGCAAGCTGCGGCAGGCCGCCGGGCGCATCGCCCAGGGCAAGCTGGACACCCGGCTGGAGGTCAAGGGCGAGGACGAACTGGCCGAGCTGTCCCGTACGTTCAACGACATGGCGGCCCATCTGGAGGAGAACGTCGCCGAGCTGCGCCGGCTGGAGTCCAACTCGCGGCGGTTCGCGGCGGACGTCTCGCACGAGCTGCGGACACCGCTGGCCGCGATGACCGCGGTGACGGACGTGCTGGACGAGGACGCGGAGGCCGGCGCGCTGGACCCGGACACCGCGTCGGCGGTACGGCTGATCAGCCAGGAGACCGGCAAGCTGGCCCGCATGGTCGAGGACCTGATGGAGATCTCGCGGTTCGACGCGGGGGCCGCGGCGCTCCATGCGTACGAGGTGGACGTCGCCGAGGCGATCCGCAAGACGCTGCAGGCCAGGGCCTGGCAGGGCCGGGTGACGGCCGACCTGACGGCGGACGTGCGGGCACGGCTGGACGCGCGCCGGCTGGACGTGGTGGTCGCCAATCTGGTCGGCAACGCGCTGCATCACGGGGGCGAGCCGGTCGCGGTGCGGCTGCACGCGCCGGCGGACGGCCGGCTGCTGATCGAGGTGGCGGATCAGGGTCCCGGTATCGATCCGGAGGTGCTCCCGCACGTCTTCGACCGGTTCTACAAGGCCGACTCGGCCCGGGCCCGGTCCGAGGGCAGCGGTCTGGGGCTGGCGATCGCGAGGGAGAACGTACGGCTGCACGGCGGCACCCTGCGCGCCGCGAACGCCCCGGACGGTGGCGCCGTGTTCACCATCGACCTGCCGTTGCGTACGGACGAGGCGGACGAGGCGGACGAGACGGATGAGGCGGACGAGACGGATGAGTTGGACGACATGAGCGAGGCGGACCGGTCCGGTGAGGAGGAAGCATGA
- a CDS encoding DUF4185 domain-containing protein: MSRPVSRVSRRTAALAALLLAAVAAAVLVAVPTGEHAAPCTARKIASWTPEPRFTDAFARYGDDNSRFDDWTGGDGTHSVRLPDGRTLWLFSDTFLDRIQPPPNPKGQSHSWRTRADGSGPPGLIRNSLVLSGGPGRPYDTLIRRTPAGPAGYFPDPPRSQGPAGAWRWPVAARVEPRTPGSAERVLRVLLWNRAPGEGPWLFGEPRTTEVATLSLPRLRLERVTTVGDRTPAADPGARVLYGTAAVPYGRHTYVYGGDAPTDQPAAQAYLARVPTGRLADHRAWRYWDGHGWRADPERAAPVLRNDGRRGVGSAYTVVRDGGTWVLFTMDAAGGGGHGLATFTSYWSCTAHGPWHGPNGAVTPPRPPDPAGSAERTAVYNPQAHPEFTGRTGLLLSYDVNTLGPPGTHATGAVNDDVSLYRPRFLRVRMTTDPG, encoded by the coding sequence ATGAGCCGACCCGTCAGCCGGGTGTCCCGGCGCACCGCCGCCCTGGCGGCGCTGCTCCTCGCGGCCGTCGCCGCCGCCGTGCTCGTCGCCGTACCGACGGGCGAGCACGCGGCCCCCTGCACCGCCCGGAAGATCGCCTCCTGGACCCCCGAACCCCGCTTCACGGACGCCTTCGCCCGCTACGGCGACGACAACTCCCGGTTCGACGACTGGACCGGCGGCGACGGCACCCACTCCGTACGCCTCCCGGACGGCCGCACCCTCTGGCTCTTCTCCGACACCTTCCTCGACCGCATCCAGCCCCCGCCCAACCCCAAAGGGCAGTCGCACTCCTGGCGGACCAGGGCCGACGGCAGCGGCCCGCCCGGCCTGATCCGCAACTCCCTCGTCCTGTCGGGCGGACCGGGACGCCCGTACGACACGCTGATCCGCCGGACCCCGGCCGGGCCCGCCGGGTACTTCCCCGACCCGCCGCGCTCCCAGGGCCCCGCCGGGGCTTGGCGCTGGCCGGTGGCCGCGCGCGTCGAACCCCGCACACCCGGCTCGGCCGAACGCGTGCTCCGCGTCCTGCTGTGGAACCGCGCCCCCGGCGAAGGCCCCTGGCTCTTCGGCGAACCCCGCACCACCGAGGTCGCCACGCTCTCCCTGCCCCGGCTGCGCCTGGAACGCGTCACCACGGTCGGCGACCGTACGCCGGCCGCCGACCCCGGTGCCCGCGTGCTGTACGGCACAGCGGCCGTACCGTACGGGCGGCACACCTACGTCTACGGCGGCGACGCCCCCACGGACCAGCCGGCGGCCCAGGCGTACCTGGCCCGCGTCCCCACCGGCCGGCTCGCCGACCACCGCGCCTGGCGCTACTGGGACGGCCACGGCTGGCGGGCCGACCCCGAGCGGGCCGCGCCCGTCCTGCGCAACGACGGCCGGCGCGGCGTCGGCAGCGCTTACACCGTCGTCCGGGACGGCGGCACCTGGGTGCTGTTCACCATGGACGCGGCGGGCGGCGGCGGTCACGGCCTGGCCACCTTCACCAGCTACTGGTCCTGTACCGCGCACGGCCCCTGGCACGGCCCGAACGGCGCGGTCACCCCGCCCCGGCCGCCCGACCCCGCCGGGTCCGCCGAGCGCACCGCGGTCTACAACCCGCAGGCGCACCCGGAGTTCACCGGCCGGACCGGCCTGCTCCTCAGCTACGACGTCAACACCCTCGGCCCGCCCGGCACCCATGCGACCGGCGCGGTCAACGACGACGTGTCGCTGTACCGGCCGCGGTTCCTGCGGGTACGGATGACGACGGACCCCGGCTGA
- a CDS encoding response regulator has protein sequence MPRVLLIEDDAAVRHGVSLALRRRGHDVAAVASGEEGLTTLPAFRPDIVLLDLMLPGKDGFEVCRRIRADRQLPIIMLTARGDDLDVVLGLEAGADDYIVKPARGEVLEARIRAVLRRTAPPALGEPGPHEPGPAPVEAHGELVVDRAGLVVTKNGQDLALAPSEMKLLLFLSAAPGQVFSRQQLLEHVWEHGYHGDARLVDACVMRLRTKIEDTPRSPRYVQTVRGFGYRFGPL, from the coding sequence ATGCCACGAGTACTGCTCATCGAGGACGACGCCGCCGTACGGCACGGGGTCTCGCTCGCGCTGCGGCGGCGCGGGCACGACGTGGCGGCCGTGGCCAGCGGCGAGGAGGGGCTGACCACGCTGCCGGCCTTCCGGCCGGACATCGTGCTGCTGGATCTGATGCTGCCGGGCAAGGACGGCTTCGAGGTGTGCCGCCGCATCCGGGCCGACCGGCAGCTGCCGATCATCATGCTCACGGCGCGCGGTGACGACCTCGACGTGGTGCTCGGGCTGGAGGCCGGCGCGGACGACTACATCGTGAAGCCCGCCCGGGGCGAGGTGCTGGAGGCCCGTATCCGGGCGGTGCTGCGGCGTACGGCGCCGCCCGCGCTCGGTGAACCGGGCCCGCACGAGCCGGGTCCCGCACCGGTGGAGGCACACGGTGAACTGGTCGTGGACCGGGCCGGGCTGGTGGTGACCAAGAATGGTCAGGACCTGGCACTGGCGCCCTCGGAGATGAAGCTGCTGCTGTTCCTGTCGGCGGCGCCCGGGCAGGTGTTCAGCCGCCAGCAGCTGCTGGAGCACGTGTGGGAGCACGGCTACCACGGAGACGCGCGGCTGGTGGACGCGTGTGTGATGCGGCTCCGGACGAAGATCGAGGACACTCCGCGCAGCCCGCGGTACGTCCAGACGGTCCGCGGCTTCGGCTACCGCTTCGGCCCGCTGTGA
- a CDS encoding DUF2630 family protein: protein MDQQEILTRISAMVETERALRERIAAEETGGEEERAQLAALERALNQCWDLLRQRRAKSEFGQNPDEAAVRPSSQVEQYRS from the coding sequence ATGGACCAGCAAGAGATCCTTACGCGCATTTCGGCGATGGTGGAGACCGAGCGGGCGCTGCGTGAGCGCATCGCCGCCGAGGAGACCGGCGGCGAGGAGGAGCGTGCTCAGCTGGCCGCGCTGGAACGCGCGCTCAACCAGTGCTGGGACCTGCTGCGGCAGCGGCGCGCCAAGAGCGAGTTCGGGCAGAACCCGGACGAGGCGGCCGTCCGCCCGTCGTCCCAGGTGGAGCAGTACCGGTCGTAG
- a CDS encoding MarR family winged helix-turn-helix transcriptional regulator: protein MAEDIVAGVLRQWQQVHPGLDTGPMAVIGRLNRCSALLQQAVDAPLVQEGLTRAEFDILGTLRRTGRELTPGQLARETFASGAAVTKRLRLLEERGLVARRPDARDRRVAHLSLTDEGRELIDRLLPDQLSFESSLLSGLSGEELGHLSTALSDLLLHLEGRLGAPRT, encoded by the coding sequence GTGGCCGAGGACATCGTCGCAGGGGTGCTGCGGCAGTGGCAGCAGGTGCATCCCGGTCTCGACACCGGGCCGATGGCCGTGATCGGCCGGCTCAACCGCTGCTCCGCGCTGCTCCAGCAGGCGGTGGACGCGCCCCTCGTGCAGGAGGGACTGACCCGGGCCGAATTCGACATCCTCGGCACCCTTCGGCGTACCGGACGTGAGCTCACTCCGGGGCAGCTCGCCCGCGAGACCTTCGCTTCGGGGGCCGCCGTGACCAAGCGGCTGCGGCTGCTGGAGGAGCGCGGTCTGGTCGCCCGGCGGCCCGACGCCCGTGACCGCCGGGTCGCCCACCTCAGCCTCACCGACGAGGGCCGGGAGCTGATCGACCGGCTGCTGCCCGATCAGCTGTCGTTCGAGTCGAGCCTGCTGTCCGGCCTGTCCGGGGAGGAGCTGGGGCACCTCTCCACGGCCCTCTCCGACCTGCTGCTCCACCTCGAAGGCCGACTGGGCGCCCCACGGACCTGA